The genomic window CGAGATTTTCAGTTGACTCAGGTCGCAAATCAGCAAGCTGCTTAAAAACCTGAGCACTCTCGGCATGCATGCCCTGCGCCGCAAGGGCGTTTGCCAGAAGCGTGAGCGCCGTTTGATTGTCTGCCTCGCGCTCCAGAAGACTCCGGGCGAGTTCTTCGGTTCGGCCGGGCTCTCCCATGAGGGCGTTCACCTGCGCCAGTTGCAGGGCCGCTTGCGTGCTACCCGGTTGCAGCTCCAGAAAACGTTCCAGGTGCCTGCGCGCAATGGGGAGTTTGTTGATGCGGGCATTTGCGTTACCCGCGAGCAGAAGTGCTCCGGGATTGTCCGGGCTCACCGACAGGATCTGGTTAAACAGGTCGATCGCACCCTCGTAGTTTCCCTCGTCAAACAAAAGCTGGGCACGCAGAAATCGAATCGCAGGGTAATTACGAAGCTGTGTTTCCAGCTTTGACAAATTAGCGCTGGCCACGTCGGCTTTGCCCAGGCGCACCTGGGTCTCTACCAACTGGATGCGGTCACCTACGCGATAGGGATTTGCGGCTGCCGCTTTCTCATAATATTCCTCGGCTGCCACAAAATCTCGATTCTGCCAGGCCAGCAAGCCCAGGAGACTCCATGCACGCGCATGCTTCGGGTCTCGCTCTACGATGCTCTGAAGGGATTCCTGCGCTGTTTCCTGATCGCGATCTACCTGTAGCGAGACCAGTGCCTGAGTGAACGCTATGTAGTTATCATCCGCCTCGCCGGCAGCCAGCGCTCGCTGTAGTGCGGCTTTTGCCTCATCAGGCTGAGCCTGCGCCAAAAACGCCTGAGCCAGTGCCGCCTGAAACTGAGCCTCACTCTCGATAGTGACAAAAGAACCTATCTGCCACTCGGATACCAACTCCGCGCTCTCGCCGGCCTGCACAAGGGCCTTGGCAAAGGAGAGTCTTGTTTCTGCGGACTCCAAAGCCGCCAGAGAACGCTCGAATTGCTCTACCGCCGCGTCCGCTTCCAGTCGCTGAATGTTAATCGCCCCGTACAATGCACGGGCTCTTGGGTTTTCCGGAGCATCACGAAGCACCGACTTCAAATCGATCTCTGCCGACGCCAGATCACCTTCATCGATTGCAGTCTCTGCCCGAGCCAGCAACTCTTCTGGCGTCAGCTGCGGCGAACACCCCGCCAAGGCAACAAAGAAGGCGAAAAACAAACACAGTGCGTTTTTTGAGGAGAACATGATTGGTTGGTTCCTATCTAAGAAACGAGGGCGTTAAAAAATTACACACGAACCTTAGCTGATGCAAAGGTTCTATAGCTTTAAGCCACGCTAATCATACCCGGCTGCAGTAAGGGGGAGGACTCCTGACCACGAGACGCCTTGCGCTCACCATCAGGGGCGAGAACTTCAGCAAACTGACTGCGCACCACCTCGTAGCAAAGGCGGAGTTCATCCGGTGCAGCACGCACCGCCTCATCGATATTCAGATAGTAGGGAGCCCGCACGCCCTTGTAATCAAAATCACCACCAACCCGTTTTACGACAATCCCCGTGCGCCTGAGAATCTCTGGCAAAAACGGCTCCATGATCGCGAAGCAATCCCTGCGTCGAACAAGGTCGGCGCAAGCGGCGGCTGCAAGAAACAACGATACCGCGATAAGTGAGAACGTTCGCTCCTCACGCGCCGCAAAGTGCAGAGAACTGGTGTTGCCAAAACGCGTAGCACTTTCACCGCGCCGGCGACGAAAGTTCCCTTCCACGGCAAGACGGGAAATCTCCGCCATCGTTGCGCGCTTGTTTTCAAAGTTGTTAAAGAAAGCCTCATCAAGACTACCTTTACAGTGACTTTCCATAGGCATGCCGTCGCCCTCCCCCACCGTGACCAGGCGAACACAACCCGCAGGCAAGCCTGAAGATTTGTGCATTACCAGACAGTGAATTGATTGATCATCAAAGTCATCGGTTTCACAGTTGTTGTGAAACGCGTCAGGGTCTTCGTAACCAAATTCCTCGCAATAAACACTGTAGCGCACGCTGTATACCAGTGCTTTCTGCTCTGGCGTCACGGCCAGCGACAGCTCGAAATACTGGGCAAAGTCCATAAAGAGTGAGGACATCTCGGGATTGATTGCTGGCTTTGGCATGAAAAGTTTCCAGTTAGCGTCAACGCGCAGTATAGAAGGCTTTTGCCTGCGATGCCGCCCCCTTGGAGGGTCTCAGCGGCCTTCGGCAACCTATGCCGGCCTGGGGAAGAGCCTCTTCAGCCCTCGGACAGGGTTTGCGCAAACTCCCGCGTTAAGCGATCGATGTGTTCCACCGCAGCACGAACCCCCGCCTTGTTACCAAAATAGGGATCGGGAACGTCAGCGCCCTGAGCATCGAGGAGCCTCACCCGCTCCTGCGCATCGGGAAATCGTTCGACAATCGCATCGAGGTGACTGCGCTCCATCACGAGAATCTGATCAGCTTGAGCGAGGATCTTCTCTGTGATCTGCCGGGCACGGATTCCTGAGGCCTTTACCCCCATCTCTTCGAGAACACCCACAACGCGCGGATCCGGGCGTCGACCCGGTGCTCCGACATCGGTCCCTGCGGAGCGCACGGCTATGGATCGCCCCATGCCCCGCTGCTGCAAGTGATGGCGGAGGAGCGCCTCCGCCGCCGGGGATCGGCAGACATTGGCCGTGCACACCATAAGCACGGTCACGTCGGGTTTGCGAAACGGCCA from Congregibacter litoralis KT71 includes these protein-coding regions:
- a CDS encoding PEP-CTERM/exosortase system-associated acyltransferase yields the protein MPKPAINPEMSSLFMDFAQYFELSLAVTPEQKALVYSVRYSVYCEEFGYEDPDAFHNNCETDDFDDQSIHCLVMHKSSGLPAGCVRLVTVGEGDGMPMESHCKGSLDEAFFNNFENKRATMAEISRLAVEGNFRRRRGESATRFGNTSSLHFAAREERTFSLIAVSLFLAAAACADLVRRRDCFAIMEPFLPEILRRTGIVVKRVGGDFDYKGVRAPYYLNIDEAVRAAPDELRLCYEVVRSQFAEVLAPDGERKASRGQESSPLLQPGMISVA
- a CDS encoding low molecular weight protein-tyrosine-phosphatase; protein product: MIWPFRKPDVTVLMVCTANVCRSPAAEALLRHHLQQRGMGRSIAVRSAGTDVGAPGRRPDPRVVGVLEEMGVKASGIRARQITEKILAQADQILVMERSHLDAIVERFPDAQERVRLLDAQGADVPDPYFGNKAGVRAAVEHIDRLTREFAQTLSEG